ATCGCGCTCGAGATGCGACGATGCGAGGACGACAGCCCGAAACCGGGGGCGACCGAAAGGGATAGTGACAGGGCAGGCCCGAATAAACTGCCGTATAACGAAACGTGTGCGTCGAGTGCGAATCGGAACGGAAAGAAGGAGCGTCCGCGGGATGGTCGAACGGCCGAGGGAGGTAAAATAACGCGAGCCGCTCCAGCCCGTATTGTACTCCACTTGCACAATTGTTATGATGGCTGCGGACGTACCGGAAGGTATGGCCGATTCGACGACCGACGAACGAGATCGGATCCGCGAGCAAAAGAAACGGGAACTCCGCGAACGCCTCGAGAACGGCATCGACACGGCGGACACGGATGGGATGACGAGCGCCGAGACTCCGGCGGAGCCGATCGAAATCGACGGCCAGAGCCACCTCGAGGCGGTGGTCGACTCACATTCAGTGGTCCTGGTCGACTGCTACGCCGACTGGTGTGGTCCGTGCCAGATGCTCGAGCCGACGATCGACGCAGTGGCGGCAGAAACCGACGCCGCCGTGGCGAAAGTCGACGTCGACGCACACCAGCGCCTGGCCCAGCAATTGGGTGCCCGCGGCGTTCCGACGCTGATCTTGTACGCCGACGGCGAGGCGGTCGACAGACGGGTGGGCGCACAGGACAGGGCAACGCTCGAGTCGCTCATCGACCGCCACAGTTGAGGGGGCCCATCGCGACGAACAGGCCGGTATCGACGACGTGGAGCGCGCTCACGCGTCGTCGGCAGCGTCACGATCGTCAGCGTGGAGCGCGTCGAGCGACGCTCCCGACTCCTCAATCTCGTAGTACTCGTGGACGACGGGACGAAGCGCCTGGAGAATAATCTCTGCGGCCAGCGGCGAAATGGTGAGATCATCAGCCATCAGACGATGGGTCACCTCGCCGCGTTCGCGGGCGACCGCGTAGGTGAGCGCCGTCGCGAGGCCGGAGACGCCGTGGCGATCGATGTAGGTGTCGATGTCGGCGTCCATCTTGCGGCGGCCGACCGCGTCGATCAGCGCCGGCGTGATCGTGTACTCGCGGTCTCCAGCGGTCGTCGTCACGGTCAGGTCGATCTCGCGGGCGGCGTACCGCCGGGGTTGCTCGTCGTGGGTGACCTCGACGACGCCGGCGTCGACGAGCCGGTTGACGTAGCTGTAGGCCGTTCCCTGTGCGAGGTCGATATCGTCCATCACATCCTGGACGGCCGCGCCGTCCTCACGAGCGAGGTTCGTGTAGAGCCGGGCTAGCCGGGGTTCTTCCAGCAGGTCCGCGACCGAGAGGAAATCGCGGACGACGTCGCCATCAGCCTGATTCGAGGTGCGTGACATGGCCGTCTCAATTACAGTTTACAGTGAAACAGTACAGAGTGTTTGGGTCAGTCCTCCGACGAGCGACCGACCGAAGACCTATTCCCGCTGTTACGGTGCTCAGAACCGATCCAAGCGGACGCATCTGCGGTGGCACCCAGCTCGGTGAGCGAATTGGTGAGCGTCATCGGTTCGGGAAGTCGTTGATCGATTTACGGACCTCGCAGCTGTCCGAACAGAACCGACCAGCGCATCCAGCTCGCTCACGAGCGCGTACCGAACAATTCGGCAGTCAGCACGCGTTTCGGTTACTCGGTATCAGCCCGACCGGAGCGGACGAGTCCCAGTAGGGTTTTGTACCGAGAAATGCAGTGACAGATATGAGCACGCACGTCCTCGTTCCCATCGATCGGTCGGAATGCTCGACGCGAGCACTCGAGTTCGCCCTGAAGACGTACTCCGAAAAGCGGATCACGGCGATCACCGTCACAGATCCAAGCGACGTTTACGACACGCCCGCCTTCGAGAGTACGA
This genomic stretch from Natrarchaeobius halalkaliphilus harbors:
- a CDS encoding thioredoxin family protein — its product is MADSTTDERDRIREQKKRELRERLENGIDTADTDGMTSAETPAEPIEIDGQSHLEAVVDSHSVVLVDCYADWCGPCQMLEPTIDAVAAETDAAVAKVDVDAHQRLAQQLGARGVPTLILYADGEAVDRRVGAQDRATLESLIDRHS
- a CDS encoding DUF7437 domain-containing protein, with the translated sequence MSRTSNQADGDVVRDFLSVADLLEEPRLARLYTNLAREDGAAVQDVMDDIDLAQGTAYSYVNRLVDAGVVEVTHDEQPRRYAAREIDLTVTTTAGDREYTITPALIDAVGRRKMDADIDTYIDRHGVSGLATALTYAVARERGEVTHRLMADDLTISPLAAEIILQALRPVVHEYYEIEESGASLDALHADDRDAADDA